GGAACGCATATGAATCTTCAAATGTATTTGGCACTGAGACATATTATTATAATGAAGAATCTAAATACCTTGCAGAAATTATTCATAAAAATGTAGTTAAATCAACAGGTTTTAAGGATAGAGGTGTTAGAAAGGAAGATTTATTTGTAGTGAGGAAAACAGATATGCCATCAGTTTTGTTAGAGGTAGGATATCTGACTAATCCTCAAGAAGAACAGCAAATGTTTGATGATGAATTACAGTATTCGACCGCAGAATCTATATGTGAAGGAATTAAAGAGTATTTAGGAATAGAATGATACAAATGAATAGTAATAGAATAAATGACTAAAAAAGCTATGGAGATTTCTTCATAGCTTTTTTATCTCATCTGCATCTCTTCTGCATTTTGATGTTGTAATATTTGTATATCAAATGAAAGAAAAGAGGTATTTAATATGAGAAGATTTATGATTTGTTTTTTGATTTGTGTTCTTGCAATAGGTATAACTGCCTGTGAGAATGTATCCCATGAAAAAGATACTGCAGCTATGTTTAGAAACAGTGTGTTTATCGGAGATTCCATTACCGAAGGCTTTGCTTTTAATGAAATTATACCCAAAGAATGTGTAATAGCTGGTGCTGGAGCCACAGCTGGTTTTACCTATGATGATATTGATGCTTTACCAGATAAAAATCCTGATAACATCTTTATCATGTTGGGATCAATTGATATTCTCATGCCTGTGGATGATCCTAAAGAATTGTTTAAAGATGATTTAACAAAACTGGTTAAAAGGATAAAGGAAGAACTGCCTAACAGTAAAATATATCTTCAATCAATTACACCTGTGACAGAGGATGCATTTATAGAAGAGCCACGCTATAAAGAAATAGAAGAATATAACGAACTCTTAAAGGAGTTGGGGGAGAAATTGGCGGTTAACTATGTGGACATAGGTGTGTTGGCACAGGATAATCCTGATTTATATGCTGAAGATGGAATTCACTTTAAAAAAGAATTTTATAATCTGTGGCTGGAGGAGCTTTTTAAATCAATGTAAGGAGGTGAACCTATGGTTTTTAGTAGTCTGTTTTTCACATTTGCTTTTCTACCAGTCACAATAATTCTATATTATTCCCTGGGAAAGAATCTGAGAAATATAGTACTGCTTATTGCAAGCTTATTTTTCTATGCATGGGGGGAACCTGTCTATGTGCTATTGATG
The DNA window shown above is from Tissierella sp. Yu-01 and carries:
- a CDS encoding GDSL-type esterase/lipase family protein; the encoded protein is MRRFMICFLICVLAIGITACENVSHEKDTAAMFRNSVFIGDSITEGFAFNEIIPKECVIAGAGATAGFTYDDIDALPDKNPDNIFIMLGSIDILMPVDDPKELFKDDLTKLVKRIKEELPNSKIYLQSITPVTEDAFIEEPRYKEIEEYNELLKELGEKLAVNYVDIGVLAQDNPDLYAEDGIHFKKEFYNLWLEELFKSM